Genomic window (Nitrospirales bacterium LBB_01):
ACGGAATCCTTAATCGGAGGGGTTTTGGGGCTGAGACTATAAAACAAGCGTTAAAGGAGGTATCTTGAAAACTAAAATTTTGATAGCGGTTTCATTTGTGTTAATCCTATCGTGTACGCATACAGTAAAATACACTGAACAAGAGATAGCGGATTATCCTCAAGGCGTCAAGGAATTAATACGTCAGGGGAAAATTGATTTTGGCATGACCCCTGAACAGGTGAGGTACTCGCTTGGATCGCCCTCGGATATAAGGATGCTCGATGTGTCGCCCGGCAATGAAGGCGGCGACAGAATAGAGTGGACATATAAACGGCTGCACTTTTATGTTACGCGGTTGACTTTTAAGAAAGATAAACTTGTTGAAATATATAGTAACGATCCGGAAGTGAAAAGAAGTGACAGGTAAAGAAATAAGAGAGAGTTTTTTAGAGTTTTTCCGCAAGAAAAACCATGAGGTGGTTAGTCCATCATCGTTAATCCCTAAGAGTGACCCGACTCTGCTTTTTACCAATGCTGGGATGGTTCAGTTTAAAAGCATTTTTCAGGGGCTTGAAAAATTACCGTTTAGCAGAGCGGCAAGCTGCCAGAAATGCCTAAGAGCAGGCGGCAAACAAAGCGATATAGAAAATGTAGGCTTTACAGCGCGTCATCACACATTTTTTGAAATGCTTGGGAATTTTTCCTTTGGCGATTACTTTAAAAAAGATGCTATCGTGTTTGCTTGGGAACTTCTGACAGAATGGTATAAGCTTCCGGTTGATAAACTCTGGGTGTCTATTTATGAGGATGACGATGAGGCAGGAGAACTTTGGACAGAGCACACCGGTATCAGTAAAGACCGGGTCGTGCGGCTTGGAGCAAAGGACAATTTTTGGCAAATGGGAGACAGCGGTCCCTGCGGCCCGTGTTCTGAGATTATAATAGACCTGGGGCCTCACAGAAGCTGCGGAAAACCGGAGTGTGCCCTTGGGTGCGATTGCGACAGGTATCTTGAGTTATGGAATCTTGTCTTTATGCAGTACGACAGGGGGCTGGACGGCAGTCTTTCACCGCTACCAAGCCCAAGTATAGACACCGGTATGGGGCTTGAGCGCATAAGCTCGGTGCTGCAAGGGAAAGAGACAAATTTTGACACAGACCTGTTTACTCCAATTATAGAGGCGGTTTCCTCACTAACCGGTGTATCTTACAGAGCCGATAAAAAGCAAGATACCTCTATAAAGGTAATGGCGGATCATATGCGCTCTGTCACGTTTTTATTGACTGAGGGACTAATGCCTTCAAATGAGGGACGGGGGTATGTGTTAAGGAGAATAATCCGGCGCGCCTCACGCCATGCGCACCTTCTTGGAGTGACTGAGCCGTTTTTGCACAAACTGGTAAACTCTGTTGATGAGGCTATGGGGGATATTTACCCTGAGATAACAAGGGAAAAAGAACGTGCTCAGGACATTTTGAAATTTGAAGAGGAGCGTTTCATTAAAACCCTTGAAAAGGGCACCGAAATTCTGGATGGTCTGATTGAAACCCTTAAGGCGGCAGGGGAGGATACAATACCCGGAGAGGAAATATTTAAGCTCTACGACACTTTTGGTTTCCCCCCCGATTTGACCGCAGACATTGCCCGTGAAAACGGTCTTAAAACCGATGACACCGGTTTTAGCGAGGAAATGGATAAGCAAAAAAAGCGTGGCCGCATTTCCTGGACAGAGGACACAGGTGGAGGGCTTTCAGCATTGGTCTCATCCATATATAATGATGCTGTCAGGATAGACGGCGGCTCCTCCTTTTTGGGATATGATATTCTTGAAACGAAATCAAGGGTTAACCTTATAATAAAAGACGGTGAATCGGTAAGTGAGCTAAGTAAGGGTGAGGAAGGGGATTTGATACTGGATACAACCCCTTTCTACGGCGAATCTGGCGGACAAGTTGGTGACATAGGCGTTATATTTAACGATACCGTAAAAATAGAGGTAAAAGAAACCAAAAAGACGCAGGATAATCTGACAGTCCACAAGGTTATGGTTAAAAAGGGGACATTAGCAGTGTCGGACGATGTAAGCTGTAAGGTGGATAAGAAGCATCGCCATGCCGCTATGAGAAACCATACGGCAACTCATCTACTTCATGCAAGTTTGAAAAATATTTTGGGTGATCACATAAAACAGGCCGGCTCTCTTGTCTCTCCGTCAAGACTTAGGTTTGACTTTACGCACTTCTATCCGGTTACCGCAGAGGAAAGACATAAGATTGAGGAGTCGGTTAATGAAGAGATTATTGCAAATCATAAGGTACTAACCCAGACAATGGGACTGGATGATGCGATATCTTATGGGGCAACTGCGCTGTTTGACGAAAAATATGGGGACACTGTACGTGTGGTTGAGGTGGAGGGTGGTTTTAGCAAGGAGCTTTGCGGAGGCACACATTGCAGAGCAACCGGAGAGATAGGGCTTTTTGTTATACTGTCTGAGGGAAGCATAGCCTCTGGTGTAAGACGAATAGAGGCAATAACAGGACATTACGCCCTTGAGTATCTTAACTCTAAGGCAGCTCAGTTAAGAGCAATATCGGAAATTCTCAGAACAGATTCGCCGCTTGAGAGAGTTACCGCTTTGACTACTCATGTTAAAGAGCTTGAAAAGGAGCTTGATTCGTTAAAGATAAAAAGTCTAACCGATAACCTTTCATCTCTTATGGAAAACGTCAAGGTGATAAACGGGATTAAAACGCTGGCTTTGAAAAAAGACGGCTTA
Coding sequences:
- a CDS encoding outer membrane protein assembly factor BamE, giving the protein MKTKILIAVSFVLILSCTHTVKYTEQEIADYPQGVKELIRQGKIDFGMTPEQVRYSLGSPSDIRMLDVSPGNEGGDRIEWTYKRLHFYVTRLTFKKDKLVEIYSNDPEVKRSDR
- the alaS gene encoding alanine--tRNA ligase: MTGKEIRESFLEFFRKKNHEVVSPSSLIPKSDPTLLFTNAGMVQFKSIFQGLEKLPFSRAASCQKCLRAGGKQSDIENVGFTARHHTFFEMLGNFSFGDYFKKDAIVFAWELLTEWYKLPVDKLWVSIYEDDDEAGELWTEHTGISKDRVVRLGAKDNFWQMGDSGPCGPCSEIIIDLGPHRSCGKPECALGCDCDRYLELWNLVFMQYDRGLDGSLSPLPSPSIDTGMGLERISSVLQGKETNFDTDLFTPIIEAVSSLTGVSYRADKKQDTSIKVMADHMRSVTFLLTEGLMPSNEGRGYVLRRIIRRASRHAHLLGVTEPFLHKLVNSVDEAMGDIYPEITREKERAQDILKFEEERFIKTLEKGTEILDGLIETLKAAGEDTIPGEEIFKLYDTFGFPPDLTADIARENGLKTDDTGFSEEMDKQKKRGRISWTEDTGGGLSALVSSIYNDAVRIDGGSSFLGYDILETKSRVNLIIKDGESVSELSKGEEGDLILDTTPFYGESGGQVGDIGVIFNDTVKIEVKETKKTQDNLTVHKVMVKKGTLAVSDDVSCKVDKKHRHAAMRNHTATHLLHASLKNILGDHIKQAGSLVSPSRLRFDFTHFYPVTAEERHKIEESVNEEIIANHKVLTQTMGLDDAISYGATALFDEKYGDTVRVVEVEGGFSKELCGGTHCRATGEIGLFVILSEGSIASGVRRIEAITGHYALEYLNSKAAQLRAISEILRTDSPLERVTALTTHVKELEKELDSLKIKSLTDNLSSLMENVKVINGIKTLALKKDGLDRKALREFADTLKEQLGSAVLVLASELDGQASLLSMVTKDLTKKYHAGKILKAIAEKANGSGGGNAEMAQGGTKDVNLVTSALNTLPEILSSH